A DNA window from Candidatus Niyogibacteria bacterium CG10_big_fil_rev_8_21_14_0_10_46_36 contains the following coding sequences:
- a CDS encoding tagatose-bisphosphate aldolase, giving the protein MKLAGYFKKALEGKWAVPHFNIATLEQLKAMVAVAERVRSPLHIGTSEGEANHLGFLQSVALVRAFCEESGIPIFLNADHFHSVESAKAAIDAGYDSINIDLSKESYEKNVEGTKAIVQYAKTKNPDVSVEGELGYLRGSSTMQHEVIKIRPEDMTDPAQAKEFVQETQVQRFAPAVGNIHGIAANEPNIDIKRIEAIRAALSDDIAIVLHGGSGISDKEMKQAIQAGINNVHINTEVRVVYAEALRAFLKENPEETTPYKMFPSVIEAMEKKIEEKIILFGSKDSI; this is encoded by the coding sequence CAGCTGAAAGCCATGGTTGCTGTAGCTGAGCGTGTGCGTTCACCGTTGCATATCGGGACATCAGAGGGTGAGGCTAATCATTTGGGATTTTTGCAGTCTGTAGCGCTTGTGAGAGCGTTTTGCGAAGAATCTGGCATTCCAATATTTCTGAATGCTGATCATTTCCACAGCGTAGAATCAGCAAAAGCGGCGATTGATGCCGGATATGATTCTATTAATATTGATCTTTCTAAGGAATCGTACGAAAAGAATGTGGAGGGCACGAAAGCAATTGTCCAATATGCAAAAACAAAAAATCCAGATGTTTCTGTAGAAGGAGAGCTTGGATATCTCCGCGGGTCTTCAACGATGCAGCATGAAGTTATAAAAATACGGCCGGAAGATATGACCGACCCTGCTCAGGCAAAAGAATTCGTACAAGAGACGCAGGTGCAGCGTTTTGCGCCCGCAGTAGGGAATATTCATGGGATTGCGGCAAATGAACCGAATATAGACATTAAGCGGATAGAGGCGATTCGCGCCGCGCTTTCTGATGATATAGCAATAGTGCTCCATGGCGGTTCAGGTATCTCCGATAAAGAGATGAAACAAGCAATACAGGCGGGTATAAATAATGTACATATCAACACGGAGGTGCGGGTGGTGTATGCAGAGGCGCTCCGCGCGTTCTTGAAAGAGAATCCCGAAGAGACAACACCATACAAAATGTTCCCATCGGTTATTGAGGCGATGGAGAAAAAAATAGAAGAAAAAATCATTTTATTTGGCAGTAAAGATTCTATATAA
- a CDS encoding D-glycerate dehydrogenase, which yields MKIFVTRQIPDEGINALQGKGYELTVSPHDRVLTKEELIGYIQGKEYDAVLCLLTDTIDAQVLDAAGPQCKIFANYAVGFDNIDLKAAAERNITITNTPGVLTNTVAEHTFALMLAISHRVAEADRFTRNGMYKGWAPMLLLGNDLSSKTIGIIGLGRIGSRVAHHAVHGFDAKIIYHDIKRNEEFEKEFGAVYKETLEDLLGEADYVSIHVPLLDATRHLMNAERFGQMKSTAYVINTSRGPVIDEQALLEALQKKTIKGAAIDVFEGEPAVTPGLADLENIIMTPHIASGTEETRQAMSRLAADNIIAVFEGREAPNKVVAK from the coding sequence ATGAAAATATTTGTAACACGACAGATTCCGGACGAAGGAATCAATGCATTACAAGGAAAGGGGTATGAACTTACGGTAAGTCCGCATGACCGTGTGCTTACCAAAGAAGAGCTCATAGGATATATCCAGGGGAAAGAATATGACGCGGTGCTTTGTCTTCTTACCGATACCATAGACGCCCAAGTGCTTGATGCGGCAGGACCGCAGTGTAAGATTTTTGCAAATTATGCCGTCGGGTTTGATAATATTGATTTGAAAGCCGCGGCAGAACGCAATATCACAATCACGAATACTCCCGGAGTGCTTACGAATACCGTTGCCGAACACACATTTGCGCTCATGCTCGCAATTAGTCACCGGGTAGCAGAAGCTGACCGGTTTACGCGGAATGGGATGTATAAAGGATGGGCGCCGATGCTTCTTTTGGGGAATGATCTTTCTTCAAAAACAATAGGGATTATCGGGCTTGGCCGCATTGGTTCGCGGGTGGCGCATCATGCGGTACACGGATTTGATGCGAAAATAATATACCACGACATAAAACGTAACGAAGAATTTGAAAAAGAATTCGGTGCGGTATATAAGGAAACGCTCGAGGATCTCTTGGGGGAGGCCGATTATGTATCTATCCATGTGCCGCTTCTGGATGCTACGCGGCATCTCATGAATGCAGAACGATTCGGGCAGATGAAGTCGACGGCGTATGTGATTAATACTTCACGGGGTCCGGTTATCGATGAGCAGGCGCTTTTGGAAGCATTGCAGAAAAAAACTATAAAAGGAGCGGCAATTGATGTTTTTGAGGGAGAGCCCGCGGTTACACCGGGGCTCGCTGACCTCGAAAACATCATTATGACGCCGCATATTGCGTCAGGCACTGAAGAAACCCGCCAAGCCATGTCCCGGCTTGCTGCAGACAATATTATAGCGGTTTTTGAGGGTAGAGAAGCGCCGAACAAAGTGGTCGCCAAATAA